From the genome of Actinacidiphila yeochonensis CN732, one region includes:
- a CDS encoding ATP-binding protein, with protein sequence MDTPDLADALGTRETPWLEFKSTAKRAGKRGDAMGNAVCAMANDLAGRGGGDILIGVDDTGEPIDGVDTSDQALLALTDLRDDGRILDRPSFTVEAALYKGKPVVRIRVEASATPPVRFEGVVWVRPGPTTRRATRDDERVLAERRRVADSPYDTRPVPSSTLDDLDLGLFRTTYLPAVVDPDVIEENGRPLPQQLASLHLARSVDHPVPTVLGLLVTGFDPSDFVPGAYVQFVRYQGVDFDAPIADDQELRQNIVDTAARLEPVLRGHLRTRLVEDGFREEHRPEYPFEALREVCMNALMHRNYESSYAATRISWFDDRIEVTNPGGPYGQVRSDNFDRVNDYRNPSLAAAMKSLGYVNRFGRGIGRIRAALERNGNPPPEFQVDDSSWSVTLRRAA encoded by the coding sequence GTGGACACCCCTGACCTTGCTGACGCCCTGGGCACCCGAGAAACGCCTTGGCTCGAGTTCAAGAGCACGGCGAAGCGCGCGGGCAAGCGCGGCGACGCGATGGGCAACGCCGTGTGCGCGATGGCCAATGACCTTGCCGGACGCGGCGGCGGAGACATCCTCATCGGGGTGGACGACACAGGTGAACCGATTGACGGCGTCGACACCAGCGACCAGGCACTGCTCGCCCTGACAGATCTCCGGGACGACGGCCGGATCCTCGACCGTCCCTCGTTCACCGTCGAGGCCGCTCTCTACAAGGGCAAGCCGGTGGTTCGGATCAGGGTGGAGGCATCGGCGACGCCTCCCGTGCGGTTCGAAGGCGTGGTGTGGGTACGGCCCGGTCCCACGACGCGACGCGCGACGCGCGACGACGAACGGGTACTGGCCGAGCGCCGACGTGTGGCCGACAGCCCGTACGACACCCGACCGGTGCCGTCGAGCACACTGGACGATCTCGACCTCGGGCTCTTCCGCACCACGTACCTGCCCGCCGTGGTCGACCCCGACGTGATCGAGGAGAACGGGCGCCCGCTGCCCCAGCAGTTGGCCTCGCTGCATCTGGCCCGCTCGGTGGACCACCCGGTTCCGACCGTGCTGGGGCTGCTGGTCACGGGCTTCGACCCGAGCGACTTCGTTCCGGGCGCGTACGTACAGTTCGTTCGCTACCAGGGCGTGGATTTCGACGCACCGATCGCCGACGACCAGGAACTCCGGCAGAACATCGTCGACACGGCCGCACGCCTTGAGCCCGTCCTCCGGGGCCATCTCCGGACCCGGCTGGTGGAAGACGGGTTCCGGGAGGAGCACCGGCCCGAATATCCCTTCGAGGCGCTCCGTGAGGTCTGTATGAACGCGCTCATGCACCGCAACTACGAGAGCTCCTACGCGGCAACCCGCATTTCCTGGTTCGACGACAGGATCGAGGTCACCAACCCCGGTGGTCCTTACGGACAGGTCCGCAGCGACAACTTCGACCGTGTCAACGACTACCGAAACCCTTCGCTGGCAGCCGCCATGAAGTCGCTCGGCTATGTCAACCGGTTCGGCCGAGGCATCGGTCGAATCCGAGCGGCTCTGGAGCGCAACGGAAATCCCCCTCCCGAATTCCAGGTCGACGATTCCTCGTGGTCGGTCACCCTGAGGAGGGCGGCATGA
- a CDS encoding ParA family protein, with protein MTSIALFNNKGGVGKTTLAYHLAHMFQRIGLRVLAVDLDPQSNLTAMCLDESELEELWEDSSELIDQGVRNPAFPATGRVGPGQTVADAVRPILEGTGDIETVRPAALAPGLWLLPGSLELSRFEDKLSSEWFKTYAGDIAAIRTTTAFHRIVQDAARTVEADIVLIDIGPNLGAINRAALLAADTVLMPLAADLFSLKGLRNLGPTLRGWRQDWQHAILPRVPGNISAPKALMRPLGYVIMQPEMRLDRPVKAYARWLERIPWVFGTAVLGQETASPTDRSYEIATLRNYRSLMPLAHDARKPMFDLKPADGALGSTQKYVQTCFREFHALAEAVLSRLAEREAREVHPAAD; from the coding sequence ATGACATCCATTGCGCTTTTCAATAACAAGGGTGGTGTCGGAAAGACCACTCTCGCGTACCACCTGGCCCACATGTTCCAGCGCATCGGCCTTCGGGTTCTCGCCGTGGATCTCGATCCGCAGTCGAACCTCACGGCCATGTGTCTGGACGAATCCGAACTGGAGGAACTGTGGGAGGACTCCTCGGAACTCATCGACCAGGGGGTGCGGAATCCCGCGTTCCCCGCGACCGGCCGGGTCGGTCCAGGCCAGACCGTCGCTGACGCCGTCCGCCCGATCCTCGAAGGCACGGGCGACATCGAGACGGTCCGTCCCGCCGCTCTGGCGCCGGGTCTCTGGCTGCTGCCGGGGAGCCTTGAACTGAGCCGGTTCGAGGACAAGCTCTCCAGCGAGTGGTTCAAGACCTACGCGGGGGATATCGCGGCGATCAGGACGACAACGGCATTCCACCGCATCGTCCAGGACGCCGCCAGGACGGTGGAGGCGGATATCGTCCTCATCGACATCGGTCCCAATCTCGGCGCGATCAACAGGGCCGCACTGCTTGCCGCGGACACGGTGCTCATGCCGCTCGCCGCCGACCTCTTCTCCCTCAAGGGCCTGCGGAATCTCGGCCCGACGCTGCGCGGTTGGCGGCAGGACTGGCAGCATGCCATTCTGCCGCGCGTGCCCGGCAACATCTCGGCCCCCAAGGCGCTGATGCGACCCCTCGGGTATGTGATCATGCAGCCTGAAATGCGCCTTGACCGCCCGGTCAAGGCATACGCCCGATGGTTGGAGCGTATTCCGTGGGTCTTCGGTACGGCTGTGCTGGGCCAGGAGACGGCTTCTCCGACTGACCGCTCCTACGAGATCGCGACGCTGAGGAACTACCGAAGCCTCATGCCGCTGGCCCATGACGCCCGGAAGCCGATGTTCGACCTCAAGCCGGCTGACGGAGCGCTCGGCAGTACGCAGAAATACGTCCAGACCTGTTTCCGCGAGTTCCACGCGCTGGCGGAGGCGGTCCTCTCGCGCCTCGCGGAACGCGAGGCCCGGGAGGTTCACCCCGCGGCGGACTGA
- a CDS encoding recombinase family protein produces the protein MSRTRPARGTTSHDVAGEPAAVYCRISQADDDDQTGVDRQERICREIAERRGLIIDPAHVYVDNSRSAWSRRRKRPGWDRLLDDARERGFRHIIAYHPDRLMRQPRDLEELLQVSDDHAITLHGEANRRDLSDPDDRFILRIEVAHACRSSDDTSRRLKSAMQDRAREGKPQGGMRRFGYTKDGMTIVEDEAEIVREVFDRYLKGEGAAPLAKDLHSRGIRTAGGKAWNAGTVRGLLDSRHVAGIRMHRGEEVGLGTWPAIIDAGVWAEVRARREFRSAAHREALSKPPQRYYLLRGLVMCGRCGTLMSGTAKTAGPAYQCNRRGRNDEKKCSRAIVASTLEDFVSDAAVKLLSELRVDGRLASSNLSEGVAEEVEDDQRQLAELNDMWTAKELSTAEYRKMRKEITDRIAKAQRKVVIRPMVLLDGLTGAGARAAWDADEMTDERRNAVLRFLFSGVVIDEPKKLGRYMDWDRISIDQNPL, from the coding sequence ATGTCGCGCACCAGGCCCGCCAGGGGTACCACCAGCCACGACGTCGCCGGGGAGCCGGCGGCGGTCTACTGCCGCATATCCCAGGCGGACGACGACGACCAGACCGGCGTCGACCGCCAGGAACGGATCTGCCGGGAGATCGCCGAGCGCCGCGGCCTGATCATCGACCCCGCCCACGTGTACGTGGACAACAGCCGCTCGGCGTGGAGCCGCAGGCGGAAGCGGCCCGGCTGGGACCGCCTGCTGGACGATGCCCGGGAGCGCGGCTTCCGGCACATCATCGCCTACCACCCCGACCGGCTCATGCGGCAGCCCCGGGACCTGGAGGAGTTGCTCCAGGTCTCCGACGACCACGCGATCACCCTCCACGGTGAGGCGAACCGCCGGGACCTCTCCGACCCCGACGACCGTTTCATCCTGCGGATTGAGGTCGCGCACGCCTGCCGTTCGTCGGACGACACCTCGCGGCGGTTGAAGTCCGCGATGCAGGACCGCGCGCGGGAGGGCAAGCCGCAGGGCGGCATGCGGCGGTTCGGCTACACCAAGGACGGCATGACCATCGTCGAGGACGAGGCGGAGATCGTCCGCGAGGTCTTCGACCGCTACCTCAAGGGAGAGGGCGCGGCTCCACTCGCGAAGGACCTCCATAGCCGGGGCATCCGTACGGCCGGCGGCAAGGCGTGGAACGCCGGAACGGTGCGCGGCCTGCTCGACTCCCGGCACGTTGCCGGCATCCGGATGCACCGGGGCGAGGAGGTCGGTCTCGGCACCTGGCCCGCGATCATTGACGCGGGCGTATGGGCCGAGGTGAGGGCCCGGCGTGAGTTCCGATCGGCAGCCCACAGGGAAGCGCTCAGCAAACCCCCGCAGCGGTACTACCTCCTGCGCGGTCTGGTGATGTGCGGGCGCTGCGGCACCCTAATGTCGGGCACCGCGAAGACGGCGGGGCCCGCGTACCAGTGCAATCGGCGCGGGCGGAACGACGAGAAGAAGTGCTCTCGGGCGATTGTGGCCTCGACGCTGGAGGACTTCGTCAGCGACGCCGCCGTCAAGCTGCTCAGCGAGCTCCGGGTGGACGGTCGGCTCGCCAGCAGCAACCTCTCCGAGGGCGTGGCCGAGGAGGTGGAGGACGACCAGCGCCAGCTCGCCGAGCTGAACGACATGTGGACGGCGAAGGAGCTATCCACGGCGGAGTACCGGAAGATGCGCAAGGAGATCACCGACCGTATTGCCAAGGCTCAACGCAAGGTCGTCATCCGCCCGATGGTCCTCCTCGACGGCCTCACCGGTGCAGGAGCACGTGCTGCCTGGGACGCCGACGAGATGACGGATGAGCGCCGCAACGCGGTGCTGCGGTTCCTCTTCTCCGGCGTCGTCATCGATGAACCGAAGAAGCTCGGCCGCTACATGGACTGGGACCGGATCAGCATCGACCAGAACCCGCTGTAG
- a CDS encoding DUF6338 family protein, translated as MPHAPTTVAQVVIVLFLVLPGVTYQFVRERARGLAPAHRDLGERVLRAVTAGIALDTVYVFLAGPALVHLVYDRHQGWLKGAAESPRVAALMAATLFVAVPAFAAWLTSWLSSRGNRSTYDPTPTAWDRVFQRRSHCLVRARLKSGRWIGGYYGEDSFTSSYPQAADLYLQTAWAVSAAGLFEHPLERSGGLYIRMDDVEHLDFIEVHPVTADGDTTSDRNSTAVGPQREEGLQARRHPAGADPGPAHAPSDS; from the coding sequence ATGCCGCACGCGCCCACAACTGTCGCCCAGGTAGTGATCGTTCTCTTCCTGGTGCTTCCCGGCGTGACCTACCAGTTCGTCCGCGAACGCGCGCGCGGCCTGGCCCCCGCCCACAGAGACCTGGGCGAACGTGTACTCCGAGCGGTGACGGCGGGCATCGCTCTCGACACGGTCTATGTCTTCCTCGCAGGCCCCGCGTTGGTGCACCTGGTCTACGACCGCCACCAAGGTTGGTTGAAGGGGGCGGCTGAGAGTCCGCGTGTTGCAGCCCTGATGGCCGCAACCCTCTTCGTTGCCGTTCCGGCTTTCGCCGCGTGGCTCACGTCCTGGCTCTCCTCGCGGGGCAACAGGTCGACGTACGACCCGACACCCACGGCATGGGACCGGGTCTTCCAACGTCGGAGCCACTGCCTGGTGCGGGCGCGACTGAAGAGTGGCCGCTGGATCGGCGGATACTACGGTGAAGACTCCTTCACGTCGAGCTACCCGCAGGCCGCTGACCTGTACTTGCAGACCGCCTGGGCTGTTTCCGCCGCCGGCTTGTTTGAACACCCCCTGGAACGTTCCGGCGGACTCTATATTCGGATGGATGACGTGGAGCATCTCGACTTCATCGAGGTACATCCTGTGACTGCAGACGGAGACACGACCAGTGACCGAAACTCGACCGCAGTTGGACCCCAACGAGAAGAGGGGCTACAGGCCCGTCGGCACCCGGCCGGAGCCGACCCAGGCCCCGCCCACGCCCCCTCCGACAGCTGA
- a CDS encoding CHAT domain-containing protein: MPDNLSRMRSTWADSLTARVCRELGPDSSCYGMFPQWVADEPSALAALLARIAVEDIKGSSPLAIGDHLLSTALVDSRASRRAITGELVMPVLRTVRKKGVPWQRWWDVSGLHVLLIELWAGHRLSTQPIEMVREELTSVWRIPGDMLETALRNTVDPYVSLPPDILHESPTGRASMCFRALVSGGWIKITRGEDILRARPELTDRPDLAEVAKRLQTRTDLENSVGRIRNPSAELLVALREDLDIWDGQMNEVLSCLTAYELDLLKFATDDDRYAEECLAAGRAIYKAPLLADDALLWEPNANDQSSSVPDWMIEEVVTGGTRFFHVQGGPHPIWLATAETDTHVAAMQALIEPGAQYGFTIEDYGDGLRIWLVFPTPPGDPSPPLRAPYTYSLAWVEHAWELLHLAMVGYVRLGVVRLAGDGELKAVGSFWLALPEEFQSACKKSAITALRQTVGDDTQSINQKMANEGLDHTGAVAFWICENAKAEDIQEELTLVSDNIEYRKFMYAARRLARARAWEASYLLDGKDTREVSVAVAAAIEDRQRAREILRADVSRGVGRPGASCEDDMLLLGEQTIFVHLMNHYGGLQIAACTTSAGRADFELASCEELSRGNYFREVVDEWVRLPQDAPGRVWYEFLKQALAAFSEMVEVILEMRGRHEFGRLIISPTAPLELLPLHAVPLRAPRAVTLSDVFDHVAYAPTVRLAAAIKRSQRHSLAVEVLVVAHSGDGVPGLSSIVGPLCEAELIAGLCDDAEVISQEEATPDRILKAMPRARIVHMAAHGLTHINRWAAGLVLHGSSLGAATLTASRILAEGTLSGVDLVILNACRTGTHEGGGRSVQTLRSLESAFLARGAKAVISTLWEITDLQGVVFSAVLHAYLGAGVNPHSAFTNTTRYLRAGHWKDPSQGGPLLSAELAIDSVLSDWRSHLHQQATDNPLFWAAFKITGVA; the protein is encoded by the coding sequence ATGCCAGACAACCTGTCCCGGATGCGTTCTACCTGGGCCGACAGCCTCACAGCGCGGGTCTGTCGTGAACTCGGGCCCGATTCGAGTTGTTACGGCATGTTCCCCCAGTGGGTCGCAGACGAGCCGTCAGCCCTTGCCGCCCTGCTAGCTCGCATCGCTGTCGAAGATATCAAAGGCAGTTCCCCGCTGGCTATCGGTGACCACCTGCTTTCAACTGCCCTCGTCGATTCCAGGGCTTCCCGCCGCGCAATTACTGGCGAGCTCGTCATGCCTGTTCTGCGAACGGTTCGTAAAAAAGGTGTTCCGTGGCAGCGTTGGTGGGACGTTTCCGGCTTGCATGTGCTGCTCATCGAGTTGTGGGCTGGACATCGACTCTCGACTCAGCCCATAGAGATGGTACGCGAGGAGCTAACGAGCGTATGGCGCATTCCGGGCGACATGCTGGAAACCGCCCTCCGCAACACTGTAGATCCGTACGTCTCGTTGCCGCCGGATATCCTTCACGAATCACCTACCGGTAGGGCGAGTATGTGCTTCCGGGCCCTCGTCTCCGGTGGCTGGATCAAGATTACCCGAGGGGAGGACATCCTGCGGGCCAGGCCGGAGCTGACTGACCGGCCTGATCTCGCGGAGGTCGCGAAGCGCCTCCAGACCCGCACCGATCTGGAGAATTCGGTGGGCCGCATCAGGAACCCATCGGCGGAATTACTCGTCGCGCTACGCGAGGATCTTGATATCTGGGATGGTCAGATGAATGAGGTCCTATCCTGTTTGACGGCGTATGAACTCGATTTGCTGAAGTTCGCGACGGATGACGATCGATATGCAGAAGAATGTCTTGCGGCGGGTAGAGCAATATATAAAGCTCCACTGCTGGCGGACGATGCCCTGTTGTGGGAACCGAATGCGAACGATCAGAGCTCCTCGGTACCCGATTGGATGATCGAAGAAGTCGTCACTGGTGGAACCCGCTTCTTTCATGTTCAGGGAGGCCCTCACCCAATTTGGCTAGCTACAGCTGAGACTGACACTCACGTGGCCGCCATGCAAGCGTTGATTGAGCCGGGTGCACAGTATGGCTTCACGATTGAGGACTATGGTGATGGCCTAAGAATCTGGCTGGTGTTTCCCACGCCCCCGGGCGATCCAAGTCCTCCTCTGCGCGCTCCGTACACCTACTCCCTAGCCTGGGTGGAACATGCCTGGGAGCTTTTGCACCTTGCGATGGTCGGGTATGTCCGCCTCGGCGTGGTCCGACTTGCGGGCGATGGCGAACTCAAGGCTGTGGGAAGTTTCTGGCTCGCCCTGCCGGAGGAGTTTCAGTCAGCGTGCAAGAAATCCGCGATCACGGCGCTTCGTCAAACGGTTGGTGACGATACACAGAGCATCAATCAGAAGATGGCCAACGAAGGTCTCGACCACACCGGGGCGGTGGCTTTTTGGATCTGTGAAAATGCAAAGGCTGAGGATATCCAGGAAGAACTTACCTTGGTGTCCGATAATATCGAATATCGAAAATTCATGTATGCTGCGCGGCGCCTTGCCCGTGCGCGCGCCTGGGAGGCGTCCTACCTACTTGACGGCAAGGACACGCGCGAAGTAAGTGTGGCGGTCGCAGCCGCAATCGAAGATCGGCAGCGCGCCAGGGAAATACTCCGAGCGGATGTGAGCCGAGGAGTGGGAAGGCCCGGTGCCAGTTGCGAAGACGACATGTTGTTGTTGGGCGAGCAGACAATTTTCGTGCACCTAATGAACCACTATGGGGGACTTCAGATCGCTGCATGCACGACTAGTGCGGGCCGCGCGGACTTCGAGCTGGCTTCGTGTGAGGAGCTTTCCCGGGGAAATTATTTTCGAGAGGTTGTAGATGAATGGGTGCGGCTACCGCAGGACGCGCCGGGGCGTGTGTGGTACGAATTCCTAAAGCAGGCGCTCGCTGCTTTCAGTGAAATGGTAGAAGTCATCCTTGAAATGAGAGGGCGGCATGAGTTCGGTCGGTTGATAATTAGTCCCACGGCTCCTCTAGAGCTGTTGCCGCTCCATGCTGTTCCGCTGCGCGCCCCGCGGGCCGTGACATTGAGTGACGTTTTCGATCACGTTGCTTATGCTCCTACGGTTCGCCTCGCGGCAGCCATCAAAAGGTCGCAGCGGCATTCACTCGCCGTTGAGGTCCTTGTGGTTGCACACAGCGGGGACGGCGTACCGGGGCTCTCTTCGATCGTCGGCCCACTCTGCGAGGCCGAACTGATCGCCGGCCTATGCGACGACGCAGAGGTTATCTCTCAAGAGGAAGCGACCCCTGATCGAATTCTGAAGGCGATGCCCAGGGCGCGAATAGTCCACATGGCGGCCCACGGCCTGACACATATCAACCGGTGGGCTGCCGGACTTGTGCTGCACGGTAGTTCCCTTGGGGCAGCCACGTTGACCGCGAGTAGAATTCTCGCCGAAGGTACGCTCAGCGGCGTCGATCTGGTCATTCTGAACGCTTGCAGAACGGGCACGCATGAAGGGGGCGGTCGTAGTGTGCAGACTCTGCGAAGTCTTGAGTCTGCGTTCCTGGCTCGCGGGGCAAAGGCGGTTATTTCCACGCTTTGGGAGATCACTGATTTGCAAGGGGTCGTTTTTTCTGCGGTACTCCATGCCTATCTCGGGGCTGGCGTGAACCCGCACTCTGCTTTCACTAATACCACTCGATACCTGCGGGCGGGGCACTGGAAAGATCCCTCTCAAGGAGGTCCATTGCTTTCCGCTGAATTGGCCATCGACTCGGTGCTTTCAGACTGGCGCAGCCACCTGCATCAACAGGCTACCGATAATCCGCTGTTCTGGGCCGCTTTTAAGATCACCGGTGTTGCGTGA
- a CDS encoding helix-turn-helix domain-containing protein gives MQIHRSRHARGFTVLPNTLLQDRRLSYTARGVLVDLLSRPDGWSEDGRRMAATSPQGRHTVAKALRELAAFGYYRVERVRRADGTFISEVHVFDTPQVAPDVTRPGPGAAESEDRGAHPVKDRGKEPTLPARRPCAATGEEGREKPPAATQPAPTGPVSEAVAMLFRVLRSEPRLRLGTAEALALAPLVRAWLERGYGERDLAGALLDGLPEPVHSATALLRDRLTRKLPPAPEAASSPVRPRPHECGQCARPIPHEGICRACAGLAHEPDDTAARASIAARGRARVRAALNAGAVPAVSRA, from the coding sequence ATGCAGATCCATCGTAGCCGCCATGCGCGCGGCTTCACGGTCCTGCCCAACACGTTGCTCCAGGACCGGCGGCTTTCGTACACCGCCCGCGGCGTGCTCGTCGACCTCCTCTCCCGCCCGGACGGCTGGTCGGAGGACGGCCGCCGGATGGCTGCCACCAGTCCGCAGGGCCGTCACACGGTCGCCAAGGCGCTCCGCGAGTTGGCCGCCTTCGGTTACTACCGGGTCGAGCGGGTCCGCCGCGCGGACGGGACCTTCATCAGCGAGGTGCACGTCTTCGATACGCCGCAGGTCGCTCCGGATGTCACCCGTCCGGGACCCGGTGCGGCGGAGTCCGAAGACCGTGGCGCCCACCCCGTAAAGGACCGTGGGAAAGAACCCACCCTCCCAGCCCGGCGGCCGTGCGCCGCCACGGGGGAGGAGGGGCGGGAGAAGCCCCCAGCGGCGACGCAGCCCGCTCCGACCGGCCCGGTGAGCGAGGCGGTGGCAATGCTCTTCCGTGTGCTCCGCTCCGAGCCGCGCCTACGCCTCGGCACGGCGGAGGCCCTGGCCCTCGCCCCGCTGGTCAGGGCCTGGCTGGAGCGCGGGTACGGCGAGCGTGACCTGGCCGGCGCCCTCCTCGACGGCCTGCCCGAGCCCGTGCACAGCGCCACAGCGCTCCTCCGCGACCGCCTCACCCGCAAGCTCCCACCGGCGCCGGAGGCGGCCTCTTCTCCGGTGAGGCCGCGCCCGCACGAGTGCGGGCAGTGCGCCCGCCCGATCCCGCACGAAGGGATCTGCCGCGCCTGCGCGGGCTTGGCCCACGAGCCCGACGACACCGCCGCGCGCGCAAGCATCGCCGCCCGAGGCCGCGCCAGGGTGCGCGCCGCCCTCAACGCGGGCGCCGTCCCGGCCGTCTCCAGAGCCTGA
- a CDS encoding DUF2637 domain-containing protein: protein MSATAQSRPGRRTPAEPESRRRTSWWDPFALILLGLAGGALSYDALRQMAVAVHIRPHLAYLFPLVVDGFIAYGVRALLVLRDAPWAARAYAWALFGTASTASLWANAVHAIRLNQPGVHTLTLGDNTVAVLSAIAPLALAGATHMYIIVGRHSGGHGSAAGTPVTATGAPAEIPATKPRAEARVAAGTGPAAPEGAPVPAAGERRRRKASGTSGRNPKAGKGGRKAEASIDELADIIRRAHSDSGQVTRAMAREAIEAHGVSAGNDRIAEALKSIQDAEPARPHPSTE from the coding sequence ATGTCCGCCACCGCACAATCCCGCCCTGGCCGCCGCACCCCGGCGGAGCCCGAGAGCCGCCGACGCACGTCGTGGTGGGATCCCTTCGCGCTGATTCTGCTCGGCTTGGCCGGAGGCGCGCTGTCGTACGACGCGCTGCGGCAAATGGCCGTCGCCGTTCACATCCGCCCGCACCTCGCGTACCTGTTCCCCCTGGTTGTCGACGGGTTCATCGCGTACGGCGTCCGCGCGCTGCTCGTCCTGCGCGACGCGCCCTGGGCCGCCCGCGCCTATGCATGGGCGCTCTTCGGAACGGCGTCCACCGCCAGCCTGTGGGCCAACGCGGTGCACGCCATCCGCCTCAACCAGCCCGGCGTCCACACGCTGACGCTCGGCGACAACACCGTTGCAGTGCTCTCCGCGATCGCGCCGCTGGCGTTGGCCGGAGCGACCCACATGTACATCATCGTCGGCCGCCACAGCGGAGGACACGGCTCGGCCGCCGGAACTCCTGTCACAGCCACCGGGGCTCCGGCCGAAATTCCGGCGACGAAGCCCCGAGCCGAAGCCCGTGTCGCGGCCGGAACCGGACCGGCGGCTCCGGAAGGCGCACCCGTTCCGGCGGCTGGTGAGCGCCGCCGCCGGAAAGCGAGCGGCACGTCCGGCCGGAATCCGAAGGCCGGGAAGGGCGGGCGCAAGGCCGAGGCGTCGATCGACGAGCTCGCCGACATCATCCGCCGCGCCCACTCCGATTCCGGCCAGGTCACCCGCGCGATGGCCCGCGAGGCCATCGAGGCGCACGGGGTCTCCGCAGGCAACGACCGCATAGCCGAAGCGCTCAAGTCCATCCAAGACGCGGAGCCAGCCAGGCCCCACCCCAGCACCGAGTGA
- a CDS encoding relaxase family protein: MVPDIQKKLGSDTRGLLGYLYGPGRHDEHFDPHMVGAWLDRGVPDPGRDERVTLTRLADLLDVPVNRLRAEGRPRNGGHVWHCPVRTAPEDRELSDAEWGEVARRVVHATGIAPDGDEMACRWIAVRHAADHIHILATYVREDGRAPRDHGAARRAQDECRKLEHELGLRRLKSGDRTAPRRPSSAEQHKAERQGWEQSSREWLRQQIRSALAHATAPEEFLDLLQTGLGVNVQIRRFAASGDIAGYKVNRPGDVNKDGKPVWFAASDLGKDLSWPQVSERLAANPPREDHPTARRTRPEHPLFAYAEAIDTHLIAALTDDGGDDGAAQAHIVAFHESITVLVQQVPLELRQQLRQAEQALARATVSQTKAEHQATRQFRNATRELIYLATSGTAPGEGVIAVALAATVFAVQLIERWHARRQHQQQAEAARQTVAQLQQAADQAALRPLAAMAQHAPAPGAEVGFARDLATAVPDHAGRIVADPQWPALAGALTEVAQRGHDPHQLLRQAARQRELDSARSPAPVLALRVQRLGYQPVPNRRADAARVRSVGHRTATDPGLLTPPPTPTTPQTRGGPRRL, from the coding sequence ATGGTGCCCGACATCCAGAAGAAGCTCGGCTCGGACACCCGGGGTCTGCTCGGCTACCTCTACGGCCCCGGCAGGCACGACGAGCACTTCGACCCGCACATGGTGGGCGCGTGGCTCGACCGCGGGGTGCCAGATCCCGGCCGCGACGAACGCGTGACGCTGACCCGGCTGGCCGACCTCCTTGACGTACCGGTGAACCGGCTGCGAGCGGAAGGCCGACCCCGCAACGGCGGCCACGTATGGCACTGCCCGGTACGGACCGCGCCCGAGGACCGCGAGCTGTCGGACGCGGAGTGGGGCGAGGTCGCGCGGCGGGTCGTGCACGCCACGGGCATCGCCCCCGACGGCGACGAGATGGCGTGCCGGTGGATCGCCGTACGGCACGCCGCCGACCACATCCACATCTTGGCGACGTACGTACGTGAGGACGGCCGGGCCCCGCGGGACCACGGCGCCGCTCGGCGCGCGCAGGACGAGTGCCGCAAGCTAGAGCACGAACTGGGCCTGCGGCGGCTCAAGTCAGGCGACCGGACGGCCCCCCGCCGGCCTTCGAGCGCGGAGCAGCACAAGGCGGAGAGGCAGGGCTGGGAGCAGTCCTCACGCGAATGGCTCCGGCAGCAGATCCGCTCGGCCCTCGCGCACGCCACTGCGCCCGAAGAGTTCCTGGACCTGCTGCAGACCGGTCTCGGTGTGAACGTTCAGATCCGCCGGTTCGCCGCGTCAGGCGACATCGCGGGCTACAAGGTCAACCGCCCCGGCGACGTGAACAAGGACGGCAAGCCCGTGTGGTTCGCCGCCTCGGACCTGGGCAAGGACCTGTCCTGGCCCCAGGTGAGCGAGCGCCTGGCTGCGAACCCGCCCCGGGAGGACCACCCGACGGCACGCCGCACCCGCCCAGAGCACCCGCTGTTCGCCTACGCGGAGGCCATCGACACCCACCTGATCGCCGCGCTCACCGACGACGGGGGAGACGACGGTGCTGCACAGGCACACATCGTCGCCTTCCACGAGAGCATCACCGTCCTCGTCCAGCAGGTCCCTCTCGAGCTCCGTCAGCAGCTCCGGCAGGCCGAGCAAGCTCTCGCGCGAGCCACCGTCTCTCAGACCAAGGCAGAGCACCAGGCCACCCGGCAGTTCCGTAATGCGACCCGCGAGCTGATCTACCTGGCCACCAGCGGAACCGCACCCGGCGAGGGCGTCATCGCCGTCGCCTTGGCCGCGACGGTCTTCGCCGTGCAGCTCATCGAACGATGGCACGCCCGCCGCCAACACCAGCAGCAGGCGGAAGCCGCCCGTCAGACCGTCGCCCAGCTCCAGCAAGCAGCCGACCAAGCCGCACTTCGCCCCCTCGCCGCCATGGCACAGCACGCACCGGCACCCGGAGCAGAAGTGGGCTTCGCACGCGACCTGGCCACCGCGGTGCCCGATCACGCCGGGCGAATCGTCGCGGACCCACAGTGGCCCGCGCTGGCCGGCGCTCTGACGGAGGTTGCCCAGCGCGGGCACGACCCGCACCAGCTCCTCCGCCAAGCGGCGCGACAGCGCGAACTCGACAGCGCCCGCAGCCCCGCCCCTGTCCTCGCGCTACGCGTCCAGCGCCTGGGCTACCAGCCCGTCCCCAACCGCCGCGCGGATGCCGCCCGCGTGCGCAGCGTCGGCCATCGAACCGCCACCGACCCCGGGCTGCTCACGCCACCGCCCACGCCCACCACCCCACAGACCAGGGGCGGTCCCCGCCGCCTCTGA